AGGGAAGAACGGCCCGCCTGGATCGCCACGGGGAGTATTGTACGACATGGGCCCGCCAGGATTCGAACCTGGAACCAACCGGTTATGAGCCGGCCGCTCTGCCGTTGAGCTACGGGCCCGTCCGGAATTCAGTATATCCTACCCGCACCAGGTACAACCCGCCCGCCTCCACCACGGGGCCTGCCAGCTGGTTGTTCCGGGCCGCCAGCAACTCCGGCATGGACTCCGGGAAGCGTCTCCCTGATCCCACCTCCAGCAGGGTTCCCACCATCATCCGTACCATGTGCCGCAGAAACCGGTCCGCCACCGCCTCCACTACCACCAGCGGCCCCCGCGGCAGGACGACCAGCCGGTACAGGGTGCAGAGGGTGGTGCGGGGGTTGCTCCCCACCGCGCAGAAGGTGGCGAAGTCGTGCCGGCCCACGAGATACGAGGCCGCCTGTTGCATGGCCGCTAGATCCAGCCTTCCTTCCCAGAAGAGGGCCCGGTTCAACAGCAGCGGGTTCCGCCCGGGCCGGTTCCAGACCAGGTAGCGGTAGGCCCGCCAGCGGGCGTCCCGCCGGGCGTGGAACCCCTCCGGAGCTTCCTCCGCGCACCGCACCGCAATATCCGGAGGCAGGTGGTGGTTGAGGGCCCCCATGAACCGTTCCGCCGGGAGGGCGGAGGAGGTTCGGAAGTGGGCCACCTGTGCGAGGGCGTGCACCCCGGCATCCGTGCGGCCCGCTCCTACCACCCGTACGGTCTCGCCCGTCACCCGGGCCACGGCCTTCTCCAGCTCCTCCTGGATGGAAGGGGCCCTGGGCTGGCGCTGCCAGCCCGCATAACGGGTTCCGTCGTAGGCCACCAGGAGTCTGATGGTGCGCACGGCCACCTCGCCCGGCAAAATGGTGGGGGGCTGGAGGACTTCCGTGCAACCGAAACCCCTCATCCGCACCCAGGATCCGCGGCCTCTCCTTCCCCGCCTCGTGGCCGTTTACCGGAGAGCCTACCGGGGGCTTGAGGCGTACGCGTACCGTACGGACCGGGAGGTGACGGAATACCTCCGGTGGCTGTACAAGCGGGACCCGGAGGGATTTCTGGTGGCCTCCCTGGACGAGGAAGTCGTAGGGTTCATCGCCACGGACGCTCGCTGGGTAGACTATCAGGGGGAACGTATCGGCGAGATTCACGAGTTGGCGGTGGACGACCGCTACCAAGGGCGGGGTATCGGCAGGGCCCTGTGCCTGGCGGGCCTTGGGTACCTGCGGGACCGAGGACACCGGCGGTTCGGACTTTGGGTGGGCGAATCCAACCTGCGGGCCCAGGCCCTGTACGAGAAGCTGGGGTTCCGGAAAGTGGGGCAGTGGGGAATCTGGATACGGATGATCAAGGACGCCCCACAATCCGGATCAGCGACTTAAGCACCCGGGCCGCATCCGCCACCTGCTGGAGCGCCACGTGCTCGAAGGCCGTGTGGGCCACCGCGAGCCGCCCGGGACCGAACACCACCGCGGGGATTCCCACGGAGACCAGGTTCTCCGCATCGGTCCAGCTCCGGATGGCCCCCAGCCGCGCGGGCTGACCCAGGGCCTGTCCATATGCCTCCCGGAGGAGGGTTACCACGGGGGCGTCTTCCGGAAGCGCAAAGGGTTGGCTCTCATCGAGGATCTCCGCGGCTCCGCCATGTGCCTCAACCACCCGCAGGACCTCCTGCTTGACGGCCTCCAT
Above is a window of Armatimonadota bacterium DNA encoding:
- a CDS encoding GNAT family N-acetyltransferase, coding for MQPKPLIRTQDPRPLLPRLVAVYRRAYRGLEAYAYRTDREVTEYLRWLYKRDPEGFLVASLDEEVVGFIATDARWVDYQGERIGEIHELAVDDRYQGRGIGRALCLAGLGYLRDRGHRRFGLWVGESNLRAQALYEKLGFRKVGQWGIWIRMIKDAPQSGSAT
- the truA gene encoding tRNA pseudouridine(38-40) synthase TruA — translated: MRTIRLLVAYDGTRYAGWQRQPRAPSIQEELEKAVARVTGETVRVVGAGRTDAGVHALAQVAHFRTSSALPAERFMGALNHHLPPDIAVRCAEEAPEGFHARRDARWRAYRYLVWNRPGRNPLLLNRALFWEGRLDLAAMQQAASYLVGRHDFATFCAVGSNPRTTLCTLYRLVVLPRGPLVVVEAVADRFLRHMVRMMVGTLLEVGSGRRFPESMPELLAARNNQLAGPVVEAGGLYLVRVGYTEFRTGP